From a single Sporosarcina oncorhynchi genomic region:
- a CDS encoding TlyA family RNA methyltransferase — MTNGQSKERVDILLVQRGLFETREQAKRSIMAGIVFSAETRMDKPGEKIKVDAPLTVKGSILKYVSRGGLKLEKALEQFDLSVDGKIVLDIGSSTGGFTDCALQNGARHCYALDVGTNQLAWKIRSDERVTVMEKTNFRHATSDMFKEGLPQVATIDVSFISLKLILPPLKGILEANGDVIALVKPQFEAGKEKVGKKGVIRDKAVHLEVLKKVADMAVMEGFSIKGISFSPVTGGEGNIEFLFHLLSEETPVNLFDETSYASLINEAHTHLT; from the coding sequence ATGACGAACGGACAATCTAAAGAGCGTGTTGATATATTGCTCGTTCAAAGGGGTCTCTTTGAAACGCGGGAGCAGGCCAAACGTTCAATCATGGCGGGCATCGTATTCTCCGCAGAAACGAGAATGGACAAACCTGGCGAGAAGATTAAAGTTGATGCACCACTGACCGTGAAAGGCTCCATTTTAAAATATGTGAGCCGCGGCGGCTTAAAACTAGAAAAAGCACTTGAACAGTTCGATCTTTCCGTGGACGGAAAAATCGTACTTGATATTGGATCATCTACTGGCGGGTTCACGGATTGCGCATTGCAAAACGGAGCCCGGCATTGTTATGCACTCGATGTCGGTACCAATCAGCTCGCTTGGAAAATTCGCAGTGATGAACGCGTTACTGTTATGGAAAAGACGAATTTCAGACATGCGACTAGCGACATGTTCAAAGAAGGATTACCACAAGTGGCAACAATCGATGTTTCTTTTATATCTCTTAAACTCATTCTACCGCCACTAAAAGGTATTCTGGAAGCTAATGGCGACGTTATTGCACTCGTTAAACCACAATTTGAAGCGGGGAAAGAGAAAGTTGGGAAAAAAGGAGTCATTAGAGACAAGGCAGTGCATTTGGAAGTGTTGAAAAAAGTTGCGGATATGGCCGTTATGGAAGGATTCTCTATCAAAGGAATCAGTTTTTCTCCAGTGACCGGTGGGGAAGGGAATATTGAATTTCTATTTCATTTACTGTCTGAAGAAACTCCAGTCAATTTATTTGATGAAACATCTTACGCTAGTTTGATTAACGAAGCGCATACTCATTTAACGTAA
- the ahrC gene encoding transcriptional regulator AhrC/ArgR gives MTKGQRHLRIRDIIMNGEIETQDQLVDKLKSAGVDVTQATVSRDIKELHLIKVPLPDGRYKYSLPPVHKFNTEEKLSRILTDAFVGVDSASHFIILKTLPGNAHAVGSLVDNLGWEEMLGTICGDDTCMIICRDESMTVEVKTRLLALI, from the coding sequence TTGACGAAAGGGCAACGACATTTACGAATCCGTGATATCATCATGAACGGCGAAATAGAAACGCAGGATCAACTGGTCGATAAATTAAAAAGTGCGGGCGTAGATGTGACGCAGGCTACGGTGTCCCGGGATATTAAAGAATTGCATCTGATTAAAGTCCCTCTTCCTGATGGACGATACAAATATAGTTTGCCGCCAGTTCATAAATTCAATACGGAAGAAAAGCTGAGTAGAATATTGACAGATGCTTTCGTTGGAGTGGATAGTGCAAGTCATTTCATCATCCTTAAAACGTTGCCTGGTAATGCCCATGCAGTAGGATCCCTCGTGGATAACCTCGGTTGGGAGGAAATGCTTGGAACGATTTGCGGTGATGATACGTGCATGATTATCTGCAGAGATGAATCAATGACCGTAGAGGTGAAAACCCGATTATTAGCATTAATCTGA
- the recN gene encoding DNA repair protein RecN, translating into MLSEISIHNFAIIEHLEVGFDGGLTVLTGETGAGKSIIIDAVQLLAGSRGSQEFIRHGAKKAELEGMFTIEDTEHPIFGKLAEFGIEAEDGIIILRRDINSTGKTTCRVNGKLVTIAILREIGSQLIDIHGQHDNQELMHEKRHIRLLDQFAGQKLTIAQDNYLDLYNQYGKLKRKLDASTENEQQVAQRIDLYSFQLKEIDAADLIIGEEEQLEEERLKLQHFNRLFERMNTAYESISGDGHALDWVGSAMSDLEEAASIDKELASHSETVSSSFYSLQDTAHELKSIIDQMEFDPSRLSVVDDRLALMISLKRKYGATIEDILIYREKIADELDQLINRDERVEREQEKLDQLIQDLEVEANELSIIRKAAAVELERAIMTQLQELHMEKSTFKVQISRKSANMFDANGFDEVAFLISTNVGEPLKPLVRIASGGELSRIMLALKTIFSKHQGVTSIIFDEVDTGVSGRVAQAIADKIAMIAVHSQVLCISHLPQVAAMADHHFLIRKEVKGNRTTTAVEDINNMERTKELSRMLSGAEITTLTLQHADELLKMAVDRKNSFT; encoded by the coding sequence ATGTTGAGTGAAATTTCCATTCATAATTTTGCTATTATCGAGCATCTTGAAGTCGGTTTTGATGGTGGGCTTACGGTCCTAACCGGCGAAACTGGAGCCGGTAAGTCGATTATCATCGATGCCGTGCAATTACTTGCAGGAAGCAGAGGATCTCAGGAGTTCATCCGACATGGTGCGAAAAAAGCCGAGTTGGAAGGGATGTTTACCATTGAGGACACCGAACATCCAATCTTCGGTAAACTCGCCGAATTTGGTATCGAAGCTGAAGATGGAATTATCATTTTACGTCGCGACATTAATTCTACTGGTAAGACGACATGCAGAGTAAATGGTAAGCTTGTTACGATTGCAATATTACGCGAAATTGGTTCTCAGCTTATTGATATACATGGGCAACATGATAACCAAGAACTGATGCATGAAAAAAGACATATTCGACTGCTTGATCAATTTGCCGGACAAAAACTGACAATTGCACAGGATAATTACCTTGATTTGTATAATCAGTATGGAAAATTAAAAAGAAAACTGGATGCTTCAACTGAAAATGAACAGCAAGTCGCTCAGCGAATTGATCTCTATTCTTTTCAGTTAAAAGAAATCGACGCTGCTGATCTAATTATTGGCGAAGAAGAGCAACTGGAAGAGGAAAGACTTAAGCTTCAGCATTTCAACCGTCTATTTGAACGGATGAACACTGCTTACGAATCAATCAGTGGGGATGGTCATGCGCTTGATTGGGTTGGATCGGCGATGAGTGATTTGGAAGAGGCGGCCTCAATAGATAAGGAGCTTGCTTCGCATTCTGAAACCGTATCATCCAGCTTTTATTCATTGCAAGATACAGCACATGAATTAAAAAGTATCATTGACCAGATGGAGTTTGACCCTTCCCGATTATCGGTTGTGGATGATCGTCTTGCTTTAATGATTTCGTTGAAACGGAAATATGGTGCGACCATTGAAGATATTCTCATCTATAGAGAAAAAATTGCCGATGAACTTGATCAATTAATTAATCGTGACGAACGTGTTGAACGCGAACAAGAGAAGTTAGATCAACTGATTCAAGATTTGGAAGTGGAAGCAAACGAATTATCCATTATTCGAAAAGCCGCTGCAGTCGAGTTGGAAAGAGCCATTATGACCCAGTTACAAGAATTACATATGGAAAAATCGACATTCAAAGTACAGATTTCACGAAAATCCGCAAATATGTTCGATGCAAATGGTTTTGATGAAGTTGCTTTCCTCATATCAACAAATGTTGGTGAACCGCTAAAACCGCTTGTCCGAATCGCTTCAGGCGGTGAATTATCTCGAATCATGCTTGCACTAAAGACGATTTTCTCAAAACACCAAGGTGTCACTTCAATCATATTTGATGAAGTTGATACAGGAGTAAGCGGGCGCGTGGCACAAGCCATTGCTGATAAAATTGCAATGATTGCTGTCCATTCTCAAGTCTTATGCATTTCACATTTGCCTCAAGTAGCTGCAATGGCCGATCATCATTTTTTGATTAGGAAAGAAGTGAAAGGTAACCGTACGACTACTGCGGTTGAAGATATAAATAATATGGAACGGACCAAAGAATTGTCCAGAATGCTCTCTGGAGCAGAGATAACGACGCTCACACTTCAACATGCTGATGAACTTCTAAAAATGGCGGTCGACAGGAAAAATTCATTCACATAA
- a CDS encoding SpoIVB peptidase S55 domain-containing protein, giving the protein MGWSRRLQLSVSLAAILFFLPLHETVSASVREQVIPMGHSIGIQMELSGVFVTNDVLINEDDWLKAGDAINRIDKIPIATLSDFEKKMSTSKSGQMLMQIDRNGVEIDLLADLDAIKRLLPFLKDRTEGTGTLTYVDPKKGTYGALGHQIVDSSLKSPPSFKNGAIYLSEIDQIKKSTPGTPGYKISSILENEDHLGTIQKNGVYGIFGMWNDAYKKVLAKPLDIMQATELQIGGAEIFTTVKGTEVEKFSIQITHIEEEQFHFVLTDAKLLEKTGGILQGMSGSPVIQDGKFVGAVTHMFVDEPTKGAGLFLVTMRGGE; this is encoded by the coding sequence ATGGGATGGAGTAGACGACTGCAGTTGTCCGTTTCGTTAGCCGCGATATTGTTTTTCTTACCGTTACATGAGACGGTATCTGCATCAGTACGTGAACAGGTCATTCCGATGGGACATTCAATTGGAATTCAAATGGAGTTGTCAGGGGTATTTGTTACAAACGACGTCCTTATAAACGAGGACGATTGGTTAAAAGCCGGCGATGCCATTAACCGGATTGACAAAATCCCGATAGCGACGTTGAGCGACTTTGAAAAAAAGATGTCCACTTCCAAATCCGGTCAAATGCTCATGCAAATCGATCGTAATGGTGTAGAAATTGACTTGCTCGCAGATCTTGATGCGATTAAACGTCTCCTTCCATTCCTGAAAGACCGTACAGAAGGAACTGGGACCTTGACCTATGTCGATCCGAAAAAAGGGACGTATGGAGCGCTTGGACATCAGATTGTCGATAGCTCCTTGAAATCGCCACCATCTTTTAAAAACGGCGCAATTTACCTCTCCGAAATTGATCAAATCAAGAAAAGTACGCCAGGCACACCCGGATATAAAATTTCATCGATCCTAGAAAATGAGGACCATCTCGGAACGATACAAAAGAATGGTGTATACGGCATTTTCGGCATGTGGAACGATGCCTATAAGAAAGTGTTAGCGAAACCATTGGATATTATGCAAGCGACTGAATTGCAAATCGGGGGCGCCGAAATTTTTACAACCGTAAAAGGGACGGAAGTCGAAAAGTTCTCCATCCAAATAACACATATTGAAGAAGAGCAATTTCATTTTGTTCTCACCGATGCGAAACTACTTGAAAAAACTGGTGGAATTCTGCAAGGTATGAGTGGAAGTCCGGTTATTCAGGATGGAAAATTTGTCGGCGCTGTTACGCATATGTTCGTCGATGAACCGACAAAAGGTGCTGGATTATTTCTTGTAACAATGCGTGGTGGAGAGTGA